GTTCTTGCGATTGTTCAGTGCTCATTTCTTTATAAGTCGTGAGACTTATGATGGAGAGCTTGTATCATTCACCAGTTCCCCCGAATCGGGTGAACCCTGTTTGGTCAATTTTTTATGATTAATGGTGTGCGCCGCAACGAGCAGGGGTGCCAGGAATCGACCAAATGCTGTATATACCAGTATACCTAAATCGGCCGTACTTTCGCGTATTATAGGATCATTTTCAATATCTCTCCTCAACCCTTCAGGGCTATCAAGCGGTACAACATTGTTTATTGCCTTAGTGTACAAGCTAATAGCGTGACACGACGAAGCTCTGGCAGTTTTCTCTCCCTTTTCCTGCAGTTCGCGTTCAGTAAAATCATTGTATATTTTCTTGATAACCTCATGTGAAGCCTTGTCCAGGAAACATTAGCTACATTTTTTCGCTAAAAGATGCGGCTTGGATTTGCGAGCATACTTGAGAACTTGACTTTTGTCTAATTTTTGATCAACGACCTCTGATGGTGTATCGACAACATCGTCAAATATTTCTGCTAAGTTGTGAGCCATATTTATTAAACGCCGATATTTCAAATAACCGAAAATGATCACGATGTATGGGAGCAATATCGCGATCAATAGCAATAACTCCATTGTTTATTTCAACCGATAATGACCCCGGGCAAGCGTTGTTATTTGATCAGCTTGTACGATTCTCTTGTCATCAGCTCTATTAAGCGCGATTTTTGTGACTTCCTACGTGTATATATTGTGACCTTTATTATTAATACAacgccaaattttgttaatatcGATGCCTTCCCCTAAACATCGCTGGTAGTCTTCGAAAGTGATACATTTATTAGTCACGGCTTTCTTCACCCTTTGGCCTTTCTATCGCCGCTGTCTTTAGTTAAGGCTTTATATGCATAAGCTTTCGGCCTCAATGTGATAAAATGTGTATTGATCTTACCCCCAAGTTCATCCTTCATAAGGCCCACGACTTTCTTGTTTTTGCCGATTGGGAGAGGTCTGTTGTCATCCTTCGTATAGGCACTCGTATCGAAGCGTGATTCAACATCATCGGCAATATCCCGATAGAAATCCTCTGTTCGTATGTGGTATACGAACGAATCCGTATCAATATAGCACAGCTGTATTTTACTACCGTATTTTGACTGCATATAGTCATAATGATATTCGTACATTATGGTCTTTGAAAGATCTAAGATAGCTTGACTAATATAGACGGGCTTGTTCATTTTGATTCCCGTTCTACCCAAACTTATGCCGTTTTTAAAGTTTGGTTGCATAGTGAGTTTTGAATAGGCGGCTTCATTGGTCACTAATTTGACATTCCGATGATTGCGGATATTCTCCATGATTTTTCCAAACACCGAGAGATTCATAAGCTTATAAAAGTCCTtctcaaaatcatttttagcgGCAGTTCTCAGCTTCGTGTTATGGTCTATATAACCTCGCAGCCACGGGGATTGATTAAACCGGATAGCGCGGTGGACCTTTTTAAGCTCGAACCCATGCTTTAAAGCTTGATGTAAAGCTCCAATGTACACTACATATTTCTTCTTGTGTTCAAGATTTGGTATCAATTTCTCGACCCTGTGGATCATCTTGCGCTTCGGTAGGAAGGGGAGCGCATTATGTTTATCGTGTAAATCCTTCGGGTAATCAACGTCAGCCTCCAGCAAGTACCTATGTTTATTATCAGATACCAATTTCTCGATCTTCTTTTCATTTATTATCTCAATATTCGACACCCATTTGAACCCATGGTAGAGACTGTTTCATTGCCCACCCGTACAGCGTCTAGGTATTGCCAATATGACAACTCCTTATCAGGATCGTATTGGTCCCCCATATATTTGTTATTCGCTCTCGCGTAGCGGTGTACAGCCTGGGTTATACCACATCGAATACCCTTCTCAAACATTAATAACATATCAGGATCTGTTAACAGTTCAAGCTTGATTTTTTTGCACTTGAGTGCTGCTTTCCATGAAAGACCAGGCGCGCTATAAAAATGGGTAGGGTCGAGCTTGTAGTTCTCATGGCACACTCCTCGAAAGTTCTGGAATATATCAGTAAATAGCAGTACATCCGTCACTAAATATGCATCGTGGTAGTCACCCATGGTAGTCTCTGGACCCTTTGGAGTAACAGCATTCCATACCTTCTGCGTATGTTCGTACTCGTTGTCACTGATAGAATTCATATTAAGGGTGCTATAGAAGGCCTCCCTAGGCGGAAGCTCAGTCTCCTCGAATCTTCGCCAACCATTCATGTATTCGTA
This DNA window, taken from Hydractinia symbiolongicarpus strain clone_291-10 chromosome 15, HSymV2.1, whole genome shotgun sequence, encodes the following:
- the LOC130628676 gene encoding uncharacterized protein LOC130628676; its protein translation is MYCLNCLQAFPTIESRDKHYTYCKENEAVKITMPSEKEKWLYYQDGQCQFMVPFVIYADFESLLILMKENARDTKTKKLNKHEPCGWTTYSTFAYGSVPDPLAVYRGEDCVKKFVDHLVDEVKRFYNTYSQQDMLPLTEVLKREHDSATSCHICMKPFNDENRKVRDHCHYTGLCRGAAHNTCNLKYRIPNHIPVIFHNLSGYDAHLFIRELGEKYDTQDIGCIAENTEKYISFNMKINVPIAGMGYCDGEFYKKIEIRFIDSCQFMASSLEKLASYLIGTNTAGMKCQQCADTCLEFKNIDDEYIASFCCSSCESNTSKQLDKDRVKANTPAMSYYFSDNELFRLMLRRGIYPYEYMNGWRRFEETELPPREAFYSTLNMNSISDNEYEHTQKVWNAVTPKGPETTMGDYHDAYLVTDVLLFTDIFQNFRGVCHENYKLDPTHFYSAPGLSWKAALKCKKIKLELLTDPDMLLMFEKGIRCGITQAVHRYARANNKYMGDQYDPDKELSYWQYLDAVRKIEKLVSDNKHRYLLEADVDYPKDLHDKHNALPFLPKRKMIHRVEKLIPNLEHKKKYVVYIGALHQALKHGFELKKVHRAIRFNQSPWLRGYIDHNTKLRTAAKNDFEKDFYKLMNLSVFGKIMENIRNHRNVKLVTNEAAYSKLTMQPNFKNGISLGRTGIKMNKPVYISQAILDLSKTIMYEYHYDYMQSKYGSKIQLCYIDTDSFVYHIRTEDFYRDIADDVESRFDTSAYTKDDNRPLPIGKNKKVVGLMKDELGGKINTHFITLRPKAYAYKALTKDSGDRKAKG